In the genome of Synchiropus splendidus isolate RoL2022-P1 chromosome 2, RoL_Sspl_1.0, whole genome shotgun sequence, the window TCCAAGACTTGTTTCTGCGGGAAAACAGCCTCCATTTCATGAGGAAATGAATGGGCTTCAATTCTTGATAAATCGCAAAGCAAACGATGAAAAAGCTGGAGGCGCAAGATGAAGATTGATAAAGGGGTCAAGCAAAAGCATGGTGGGACTGCCGCAGCATTTACGCTGCCGGGGGTCATTGATAATTGATGCTTCTTCTGCACCACAGCGTGACCAGAAATGCCACATGATTTACACCTAATGACCCTCTTCACACAGCACTGTCCATTTTTGGGATCATTGGAGGCTAATGTTTAACACTCTGCCAATAAAGACACTTTAAAACGACACCGAGAAAATAAGACCCTGAATTAACAACTCATTTGTTCAGTATTCCAGGCAGCAGCTGCTACGGTTTTCACTTCCATCTGCATCGCTGAAGGTTAGTGTGATGAATGACGGTGGTACTCATTTCCTTGACATGTTAGTTTTTCTTCCTATTGTTCACAGTGTAGTATTCATGAAGGTATGTCTTAAATATCAACATACAGCACTTATGAAGAGCCCATATTCATAGTCTCTAGCCAGAACCATAATAAGCAGAGACAGCGGAgccatcataaaaaaaatggaaccattcttcaaaaatgtatttaataataGCATGTACAATTGCATTATTTTGAATtacaatttatattttttcaaagGATAAAGGTCAGGCATGATCAAATATAATTTGGCTTAAATCTCGAtcataaaatgatgatgattcatTCGCAAGAAAGCCTTGCATAGTCCATTTAGAGATTTCATGGTTTGCATCATGGAGAGTTTGTCCATGTTTGGCTCACAACTATTGAGAGACTGATGAGGAACATGCTAAATAATGGGAAAAAATTCACTCGGGTTTCATAACTGAAATACATGAATTTACATTTCCTCCTTTGCTTATTTTTGAAGCCACATTATACACACACTTAGATGCCTTTTTCTACACAAAACTCTTGAGTAGAACAACCCCTCTCTCTGGTTTTGtttcagcttttcttttttttttttttctcaataaaaaAGCTCCAATAGACACTGAAGCTTAGCGTCGCCGGACCAAAAAATGTCTGATCATTTGTAAGCTAAAGGAGCGTTCACTGGGAAGCTTTCAAGAGATGATTtgatttcaaattcatttgGAAGAGGCAGAAGAGAAGCGTAAAATAAGATGCACAAATGACTGAGAGCCAGTGGCTAAAGACAGATTGCTTATCTCACCACCATGACTCAATCGGGCGATCAATAATTATGAAGCGTCTACCCGCTGAGTAATCATGCATTTAGAACCTACTATCCATTTAGATAAGTAAACCATAGaagagtttcatttgttttcgcTTCGCTCCCACAGAAAGACTTTCCCTCCCACGTGGGGAGCGTTTGTTCACTGTGGGTTCTTCATGTGACTGTTATGCCTCCAGGCCTCGCAGGAGCAGATAAAACACGGGGATGCAAATAGACGCAGTTACAAGTGTGTATCcaaatgtgtatgtgtgtgtgtgtttttagggGTGTGTGCCTGTGAGAGCAAATGTGTCTTTGCTTCTTTTgggcaaatatttgtatcacttCAAGTGCAAATTATAACTCTCCGCACACAGGTCTTCCTATTAAAAGCAAAAACGTATTAACACAGTAATAACAACCATACAAATGCGCAAAGTTGGTTATGCTCTTTAAGAGGCAGTATTGCTTTTGACATTcctttgaaatgaaatttgaCAAGTGCGTCAGCTGCTTAGTTTGCCTATTGAAAGTAGCAGCCTTTTCAGGCTCAAAAACTGTATAAACTGACTGAGCTGCATATCCACATCAAACAGAGGCTAAGTAAAAGGAAAGGAGTCTTGTTTTAaattttctgcaaataaaacagttattcttattcaacattatttatttcttactaAGGAAGACTgactttttaaattatatatgaTTCATATAAAGGTCAAATGTACAATTTAGCTGTACTAAATATTACAATAAAAACCCTCCTCATTGTCATAGCACAAAGCAATGGTAATATCATGTAATTATCATGTATATAATGAGtcaaaacaagacagaaaataaTTCCAGTAACTTTATTTCACTGCTGTGGACAGTCaactaaaacacattttaaattaataCTGAATAAGCGTGTGTTTTGACTCCATCATATTTTTGCTTGATTTATTGCTAAAGAGCCGTCGGCGTGTTACGTAGCGAGACCGTTGCCCCCGGATGAACTTGACCTTCTCCAGGTGCGCTTCTCTTTCGGTTACTGGAAAGTGTGTGAACAAGCACTCCCGTAAAATGTTGCAACgcgccgcgcacacacacgcacacacctgccCACTGACTTTTCCCTTCCCATCTGAATCGAATTTAAAGACGTTGGATGTGAGCTGCACCGTCAAACATCCCTGGATATGTGACGTCATGTCTTAATGTGCTCACTCACGGCCGGGTGTCAGGGCTTGTTTCACAGTTCAGAGCCAGAACCAACACAACAAATTGGTTTGAAGACAGAAAAGTAATGGACACAACCAGAAGGCAAGGCTCTTACCTGTGAGCGGCAGATAGACCAAAACCATCCAGAGGCATCTCATGGCTGCGGCCGCTTCACTCTACTCCACCTAGTGAAACAGAAGACATCCTCAGCAGAGCAGATCTCTCCACGCTTGTGCGCGCATAAACAAATCCTGGTGATCCTGAAGGCGGTGAAATTAAAGAGACAGTTAGCTCTTCCTCGCCCTCCCCTcccactgctcctcctctcccccctgCTCAGGCTCCCTGCCACTCCTTACTGTTCCGCATTGGCTGGAGTCCTGCCATGCTGCTGAGTCGTCTGTTActggaagaaaaagaacattGCCAACTTCTAGAACAAGATTATTTAAAGGAAGAAACTCAAACAATATAAGCCAGTactaatatattattttcaaatcACTTGTAGCTCAAAGTGCTCAATACTATTCAGCATATATGGGATTAACCAGAGCAGCTGCCGTCTAAACTGTATCTCTCTCCTCACATAAACTCCATCCAAGTTCCATTAGTCAGCGGAGTCCAATGGAAAACAGCTCAGGAGACCCTGACCTTCTGACTTTGTTATGGCTGGTTGCATGAAAAACACGAGGTGCTGAGTGTGGGATTTTCTAgtttctcattattattatttaatagtgCAACACTTTTGAGGAAGTCTCATGTCTCTGGATGAGGGAGGATTCATGCTGGGGTCTTCTCTGTGCAGATAAATGCCTAGCAGTTCGCAGGGTTTTCCTTCTCCGACAGGCTTCTTTGGTGCAGAATGGTGCTTGCTTCTGCCGGCAAAATGACTGATCACCAAATAGAACCTGCTATGACCTGTGGTGTATCTCAAGCATCCTCTCAGACAGCTTTCATGTACACTCCTTAACAAGGTGATAAATGACTCTAGCACACGACTGATACTGACAGATGACAGAGCTGTAAAACCGAGCCCTCATCTATAGCAggataacaaacacaaaatagacTTAGAGAACTAAGGAGTGAGGCCATAATTCATACGTGTTGGTTCTCACGACAAAACAAACGTATGCGCTTCCTGTATGGATGTTTCTGGTACAGCAACGAGTTACTTGTTTGCTCAACTCAATAGACAGTAAATAAACTCTCCAAAATTTGCGGAAAGCAGGCCAGAGGCCAATAAATGTTTAATTGTGTATTTGGCTATCTCTTTGTACACCCTGCcacgtttgaaaaaaaaaaaaaaaagtcttcaaatAAATACACTGGTATATTGTTCTTGAACACATGACGCATTCTGGACTGAACAACATTGCCTAATGGCCATTTCAGACATCCGCACATGATCACAGAATCCGAAGGACATAGTCTACAAACGGGGACACCACTTTCTTGTACATAAACATATCAGTCAGCCTCCCTAGTATGACTGAACCTCAGGTTCGAGAGGAGCGGACAGGTTTTTGTGGAACAATAAACGGTTCTCTACAGCCCCAGCAGGAGCCTTAAGGGTACATGTTGGGCGGAGGTGGAAAAGATCATCCGCCCCGCCAGCCTGGAGCGCTAGATTCTATCCTTAGTTGACCGATACGGAATGTGGTCTGTTACGTAGCTCAGTGAATTAGACTAGTTTCTGTTGAAAACgttcattgatttttttccagTCAGTTGACGAAGGGGACCTCGATATCACGTCATCGATTGAGGGTGGGATCAACCATTGCTGAGTCACAGTTCAGAGATGGGAAAGGGTGGAAACTTGGGAGGCAGGAGTTTAGGGATATTAGTATGTGGCCCAGAATAAAGATCAGGATGGAGGTTGTTGACGTTGTATCAATCTATCAAGGCAACCCATGCCCACTCCTGTTATACGGtatgttgacgttgggaaagttgcctacACTGAGACaagggcagccttcagcgttcaATGTTGATGCACTGGCAGTGCGACACGTAAAACAAAAGATGTAGGTTGGGGTTAAGTCAGTCATGGGATGCCTTCTCATTCATTCTATGTGTAACAAGGTGTCAATTGCTACTTTACTTTCTGTTCCGTCACTGAGGAGGAAAGCCTCAGTCGACAGtctaggacacaaaagtccactttcccaatgtcaatatattacgccacaGGGGTGAGGATATCTCATGTGAACACAGAGAAGTTAAAAGGCAAATCTACTGCATCAAATTCTCGGGTGGATATATGAAAGTAATGACAGCTGGAGCAAGATAAGATAAAACTCAGGAAGAGAGAGTCCTGGTGGTAACTGCTTTATTCACTGCTACAGCAGTCGTTTTGGTCTTCAGCTTGTCTTGGAGGAGGATATTATTCTTGCGGATTCATCCTGACACCAACTCCCTCTGACTGGCCACCATCCAAAAACCGTTGCCAACAAGCTGTGGAAGGTAAACATTTTGATTCTGACACGTCCTGCTTATCTCGCAGAAGAGCGCCGCTCGCTCACGCGCGGGTTGTTCCACAGCCCGTCCTGAAACTCAATATACTCTTTTCTATCAAAAGAAGCCGCTCCATTAGGTGTCAAGTGACCAGACAAAAGTTGGCTCAGGCCTGCTGCCCATATGTCTCATCAAGTGCCCGTTTGTGCGCATTGTCCAACTTTAAACGTCATCTGAGACGTTTATATGCCGCTACCCTTTCCATTATTCATCGCTGAGGTGAGCGTCTATAACAGATCTGGGCTGACTCACAATGTctttgagtgtgtgcgtgtgtgtgtgtgtggacgcaCAGGATGACTCACTTGCTTTTAGACTGATGAGGACACTGGTTCCATCCGACAGAGGACAGCGTAGTTTTCATACTAGAAATATAGCCACTTAGATTGAATCACGGGATGAAAatcctcttttgttttctcctccctcctcttctgagtcacacacactcaccgtaATTCAATAACCCAGAACTGAAGATATCTTCACACCTCGGGCTCCTGCTTTCAAAGACAAATGCACCCCTAATCGTTTTTAGGACACAATCCAACACTTCCTCCTGACTGCCGTCAGCTGACTGGACATTATCCgtatttccatttttctttcctaGTACCGTTGCATCTGATGGtgcctcctgtgtgtgtggctgttaaGTGTCCCCGATGGTCAGCTGTGGTTTTTCCCACGCTGGTTGTTTGGATGAAACAAGTgctaaaatataaatgtttgtcATGAAGTCATGGACTGGCTGTTTCCCTGTTTCACTGTCTAAAGGAAAACATCCATCCACACCAAAACATCTCTAACTTTCAGTGTTATGATGCATCGCCATCGTAATTCTCATGACGTCCAGCGCTGTTGCAACAGACAATTGTTCTCTCTAGTTGGatcccagaaaaaaaagtgccattttttttctggtggcagatggatttttgtgtttgtctacACCAACAGGAACAAATCCTAAAACAACGGGATAAACTGCCATGTGAATAATCTGCCTTGATGGCATTGCCCAAATGTAATAACCATCTGTGTGATCTTAAGAGATAATGTGGATTAAAATGTGCCAGGGCATCTATCTGAGTGGGCTAATATCAGTGTGTGTAATTACCGCAATGATGGCCCTCTGTCTGGACAAATGTGATTAGCATCGAGTGGCCTGTAAAGCGCCCTAATCCAGCGTAAGGAAGGCGGGCTGGACGCACGGGACAAGAAGATTCGCGGAGTAAACAGAGAGTGATCCGGCACTTTTGGAAGCTTGTCTCACCTAAAGTAGGGGGGGAGTTTTTCATAGAGCTGCAAGCATACAAACAggcatttttgtttgaataaacAAATTCAACTTTTAAATGAACATACAGCAGAACGTTCCCTTCTGAGCACTGATTGAAAATGTACAGTTAAAAAGCTGATACTTGAGTCAGTGCCACTTCTTTACAGGTTACCTACTCTGATGAGTTTATATTCCGTCCATTATTCAGCATGCACAGCAGCACAACAATTTTCTTATTAGCTAGAATGAGCGAGGTAACCTGACAGTTCTGGCTTCCATTTGTTCAAAAGTGCTGTTTTCTTCACGAGACGGCGGTGAGCAGATGGTTTCAGGAGGCAGACGGTGCTTCAGAGAAATGCAATTTCCTAAAATTGGTTTAACCGAGCAGCAATATGATGTTCCCTCCaccttttgtgttgtgtgtacgCACAGGCGCGTGCTTGGCCTGCGCACATGAGGATCACAAAATAGCACATTCATTacgttataaaaaaaaaaaaactcttgccAAGTATGACTCGCGTAGATGTCAGCTTGGGTGTGGCAGATGCATGCAACAGATTGCTCCCAGTCTGTACGCACAGTCATCACCATTGTTCAAAATtggctggtggaggagagagtgtgAGAAGATCCACAGATTTTTCTGTCAATTACTGAGCAGCTTAAGTGGCCCCACTTGCTCAGAGGCCATAAATGCATTAACAGCCGTGGAAGGCAACGACTCATGCCAGCAGAACCACAGCAGCAATCATGACAGGCCATTTATTGACAATGATTCTGCAGCCGTTCGGCTTCAAGCCACAAAAACGCTGCAGTATGATGTTGGCAGCGACTCTACAGCGGATATAAATGATCTGTCTGGATTTGATACGAGGTAGAAACAACACTGAGGTCTGTCAGGTCTCAACGTCTGAACCGAAACTGTTGACCCACATTTATTCAATTTCACTcaagtagaaataaaaataaaataaagtcaaatataATAACTATGAGGTATCATTAAAATGTTACCTCAAATGTTCCTCTGCATTCCGTTCAATGAATTCCTGAGAGGGGGCTCGAGTCATTGTGACTTGGACTCGAGTGCATCGAGGACAGCCAGACAACAACGTCCAACTTCGTCCATCACTTGTAGTGGTTCTGTTTACATTGGACGCCATGAACATGAACAACATCAATTGTTGGAAGTTATTTCTGTTTAGTGTGACTCCATATATTTTActgcataataataattacaatgaAAATCAGACTGACGTCAAGTAAGAGTGACTAATATATTGTCTTTTTCAATTCATTAAGATCAGTGCAGTAAAATGACTTCGACTTTTAACTTGACTTGCCAATGACTTCGGACTTACTTGAAATTTCAAGGTTAAAATGTGAGactgacttgagacttgaaggttAAAACTTGAGACTTGCACATGTGTGACTGGGACCCACAGGAGGATCACGCTCCTACATTTCTTCCAGCTCATAAGATGTGAATGTCAGCTCTTAAACAGTGTGCGGAGGGTTGGAGTCCAATCCGAATTAAAGTAAAGTGtctaaaactgttttttttttttttttggcttacaTACTCCATCCGCTAGGCGCCGCTGTGTGCTCCACAGCAACACGTTGACCTTAGCGGGATTCAACGAACCGCTTCCTGGTTTAGCTGACTAGCATATGCTGGAGATGCATCTATGAAGTCAGAATTTTTGTGTACACAGTTACACATTCAGCTTGAGCTGTAGTGCGTTGAATCAGTCGTCTGTGAATAGAGGACaggctttgtttttgtggacCCGAGTCCTGGGAAGCGACGATGTCTGCAGAGGAGGCTGACAAAACAGCCACCACTGACGCTAGCGGCggcgatgaagaggaggaatggCTGTATGGAGGTAAAGGCTGAACCTTTCCCAAACAATGCATCACTACCAGTCATATGAGACCAGAGAACGCCTGTGTTGTCTACTTGGTTCGTATTGTCTTTCATTTAGATGACGAAGGCTTCACAATTGCGTGGTTTTATACGTTAGCATCTTAGCTATTGTTGCTAACCGTGCGGCCCCTTCCAGCACCTGCACGGATTGTTGCGACTTACTAAACATGAGTTGGCTGCATTATAACTTCGGGAAATGTTTTGCAATGACCGTGTTTTAGCATTGATCATCAATGTTTAAAACCCcgcatttgtgtgttttattaaaatgtctgttttttctttcgTAGATGAGTCCGAGAGtaaagaggaagatgatgaagccAAAGCTGACTCCGCTGTcaggtaaaaacaaaacaacacctgCTCGAGCAAAGCTTTATTTAACCCACTGCTCATAGAATATGTTCAAGCTAAACAGCAAAGAACACATGCCTCTGAAAGTAAGCACTTGAACTTAGTTTGGACTGCTGCTGTGAATGGGTCGGTTCTATGTGATGGCCAGGTGAGCTGTCTGTGCTTGTTGCTCCAAGAGTATGAGGAGGAAAATGCACAACTGATGCCAAGCAGACAGAGGACGAGCTGTTGAAGATCCCACATTTTCCAGTTGTCTAACTTGTCTCGaatgtttcatatatatttcatattttatatgatatttttccattaaattttGCACACCATCTAAAGAAGGTAAATCCTTGTTGAATTCAATTTAAGAAGCTGAAAGCTACACTCCCCCATCTGTTTGGTGTATTAGAGGGATTAGATGGGTGGCTACACTTAAGCAATAAAAgaccaataaataaaaataaattccttTTCTGATCTACAGTGCGTCAGCTGATACTCCCACCGAGGAAGCTGCTGAACACGCAACAGGAAATGGAGTGGTCAGTGAGGTCAGTATCTTGAAAGCCATTCTAACACACTAATGCATAGACGgcatagatatatatttttaagaaaaCCAATACACTTCCCAGATGTGATGTGGATTCTGGTTACATTTCTGCAGGTAACGGGTGAAGCAGTGACTGGCGAAGATGTGGACAGTGACAGCGACAGtgacgatgatgacgacgatgTCCACGTCACTATTGGAGACATCAAACCCGGTGCCCCGCAATATACGTATGTTAAGTCATGAGGAAGCCTTGCTTTTTAATAGGACACACTGCATCCTTTTCAAAGTCATTCTTAATGTGAATTTGCATGTGAATCTGTGCTGCTATGTGATGTCAAACAATATCAGTATTATTTTCATCCTTTTATGTAAGTACTCTTAGGTGAAGCCTTTGAACACACAATGTAACATCAATGGATTGTTTGTAGCATATGCTGTGTTCTCTTCTCTGCAGGCCATATGGAGCTCCACCTGTCAACCTCAATATTAAGACCACAGGCTCCAGGGGATACAGTCAAGGTATTTGACCATTTTACCCGtttcatattttcttgttttattgttgtattgACATAATTTGGTGATTTCAGTGACCACCAAGATAAAAGGAGTGGATTTGGATGCTCCTGGAAACATCAATGGTATACCGACAATTGAGGTAGAGATGGATTCCTTCGAGGAGAAGCCCTGGAGAAAGCCAGGTGTGTGTCCAAGGTCTTCTACATGCTTTGAACTCGACTGTCATTTTAGTTCTTTGGTGGTGCATGCCGATCATGAACATTAATTCTCTCTCTGACTACCCTAGTTTTGGTTTATagcattgtgtttctgttttcaggtgctGATCTGTCAGACTACTTTAACTATGGCTTCAATGAAGACACGTGGAAAGCTTACTGTGAAAAACAGAAGCGACTTCGCATGGGTCTGGAGGTTTCTTCCGTCACATCGGTCACTAGCAAAATTTCTGTAAgaagttttgttgttttttatatgGAAAAGTGTAGACATGATCTGAATCCTTAAAGCAAGTCAGTGGATGCTTCACAGTAATGGCTTCCCTTAGGCACAACATGATGCCATCTTTCTACTGTGTTCCTGGGCCTGACCGCTCTCCATCGCAActcattgataaaaaaaaactattggaTGTGCCAATATTTCTGTCAAACTTGCACTTCATCCTTAACTCATTTGTAAACAAGAAGCCCAGAGACTTGAAACCTCATAACCTCTCCTCATATGATCTTAAAATGATGTGATTGACAACATTCACTTTGAGGTTGTCAAGAATATAACTTACTTTTTTGGAAATTTCTTGAACATGTTTCTGATTAGATGGATGATACGACTTGTAAATGCTTATTTTCAGACTTTGTTATTGTACACCACCACAATCAAATTGCATCAAAACAGGTCTGCGTTTGAATTCCTGGCGTTGTGTATTATTGAAGTGTGTATTAAGGGATTTTCATTCTTCTATTTTTCCCTGCGTCTATAACAATCTTTTAGGTTCAACAAGGAAGGACGGGCAATGAGAAGGACCTGTCCAGTTTGCCCATTCACACGTCCAAGCCGGACTTCTCATCTCCTGGCAGCCTGTACAAGTCAACCGTCAGTCAGGTCACCAGGTAACGTGTCTGCTTCCCATGGTGACAGATGATCTGGGGTTGAGGCTCCACCCACTTTCTACATGCCGTGTTTTTAATGATTCAATCTGTAAAGATAGTTTCCCTTTCACGAGGCTCTGTATCTGTTGGTATATTATGTAATACAGGATTAGGTTAAGTGTGTTTCAAGTATTTCACAAAAACGTTAAATGTTGAATAAACTGATCAGCCTGTTCCCTACACCTGTGGGTGAGGTTTAACAAATTGTCTGTTATCATGGTTCTCTGCTGGAAGGCCCTTCTGAAAATGAGTTATTCCACGCTGTGAAAGATGATGTGTTTGGCGTCTTCTGAGCCGTTCATGTTGTGTTACTGTGTACCAGGGGCCATTGTTACTCATCTCCTTTACCCCTTTGCTTTGTTTCAAAATGGTAGGATCACACCCCCTCAGTGGACTGGCCCGCCTCCTCCAGACATGTCCTACTATATGTAAGTGGGCGTGGCCTTGTCCCAGCAAGGTTAAAAGTGGGCCTGATTGGGAATGTGAATTTGTGAAACAATGGcctgctgcttttctttttttcgaTTCCGAATAGAAAACTGTGttaaaaatgaagtgttttttttgtttgtcctgcGTAAATCATTTGATCTTCAGGCTTTTTGAAAAGTTGATTTACTGTGATGACAACACCTAAAGTGTGATTCTCCCTCTTCAATGTTTTGTCCCGAATTATGATGAAATGCCAACAATGATTCATGAGGGTCAAACATCTTAACACAGAGCACCATCCGGGAGCCTTTGTGGTGTCTCTGGATGGAAGTGTGATTTATACAGATGTCTGAAATAGTTGGATGATATCAAGCCTTTATATAACTGGCAACACGTTGTCCAGGTGTATTGATTGTTTCATTTCCCTCTGCTCAAAGTTcataaaagcttctgtttgaatTGCAAAGAAGCCATTTGAGCACGAACAATGTAGTGTGAACAATCTGTCCAGGGCATTTTTAAATCTATAACATATGTTATCTAGCCTGAAGGAGTTGTTCTGAGTGAGATATGACTCCAGAGGTCCAAAAGCTAAAAGCAATTCACGTCCTCTACAGCACACAGGCCTGTCGTGAATAACCGCTTCTCTTGgttgcagtgttttgtttgcctTAGGCCCATGGCTTGTAGAACTTAAGAGAGCTCTGCCATCATGGTTTCTCACGCAGTGCGGTCTCATAGACACACAGGCTTGTATACAGAGTGAATGCTACGTAGCTTGAGTCTGACTCAAATGATTCTATTTTAAGCGAATAGCTCGACTGACATGAAGTTGCCTTTGTTCTGACAGGAAGTCAAGCGGCACGATAGATGTGATTGGCGGAGCAATGGGGACCATCAGTCGAGTGGAAGGTCGACGCAGACACAACCTCGAGGGCAATAACATACAGGTATCAGGCGCAGAGTCACTTCCAAACCTGCTAAGTGTTTACTGCAGTTTGTGGATCAAAACGCAAGAGAAACCGTTGGCCTTTCCTTTCAGGTGATTTCTGAACATTCCACATCAGAATCTGAACCAGCGCCTGCCAAGCTGCCAGCCTTCTTCCCGCCAGGGCCACTTCCGCCCAACATGCCTCCGCCTCCGTTCCTGCCCCCGCCAAACGTCAGCACGGCACCGCCGCTCATCCCTCCTCCCAGTAAGACTGTCACACGCCAACCGTCTCCGCTTTCAGGCATTTCTTTCCCAAAACAaatcacttgtttatttttccatagGGTTGCCCATTACGGTACCACCACCAGGCTTTCCTCCCCCAAGTGGGCCGCCACCTTCCATCATTCCTACTTTGGACAGGTATCACTCTCCAAAGCCTTAACGTTAAAATGCCGAGGTCTCTCGGGAGCTGTGGCTCTGGTGCTGCACTCTGGCACTTTTGTTTGCCAGCTGTTTTTATCACAAGAGCAGTGGGTTGTAAGTTCAAGCTGTGGTGGTTCTGTGTGTCTCTTAGTGTTGTGCTCATGTTAGCCCAAGTGAACAGCACTATTGTCTTACACACTGTCCCTTGGTCGACGGGAGTTGTTCCCAAAGTGATGCTTCAGAAGAAAGTTGTCTGTTTCTGAATGGGTGTTACCTTGTCTCCCCAGTGGTCATCCAGGAGCATATGATGGACGCACTGTCCCGCCGTATCCCTTCCCTCAAGGTAAAAGTCCTTCACGTTGATGCAACTGTCATCTTGACACCTTTTATGTTGACCATTTATGAGGTGTTCTTGTCTAATTGTTGAAACCCATTTGGA includes:
- the LOC128753717 gene encoding pre-mRNA 3'-end-processing factor FIP1-like isoform X1, with product MSAEEADKTATTDASGGDEEEEWLYGDESESKEEDDEAKADSAVSASADTPTEEAAEHATGNGVVSEVTGEAVTGEDVDSDSDSDDDDDDVHVTIGDIKPGAPQYTPYGAPPVNLNIKTTGSRGYSQVTTKIKGVDLDAPGNINGIPTIEVEMDSFEEKPWRKPGADLSDYFNYGFNEDTWKAYCEKQKRLRMGLEVSSVTSVTSKISVQQGRTGNEKDLSSLPIHTSKPDFSSPGSLYKSTVSQVTRITPPQWTGPPPPDMSYYMKSSGTIDVIGGAMGTISRVEGRRRHNLEGNNIQVISEHSTSESEPAPAKLPAFFPPGPLPPNMPPPPFLPPPNVSTAPPLIPPPRLPITVPPPGFPPPSGPPPSIIPTLDSGHPGAYDGRTVPPYPFPQGAYPPPMGGGVPPPWPSIVDNSKNWEYYSRRDDKRDKDRERQRERTHDRDREREHSPAIGYTSEEERYRYPREYQDRSYGDRHRDRSSREKEDRHRERRHREKDEGRHKSSRSSSSRRRHDSEEGDSHRRHKHKKSKRSKEGKEASEDASGDQENQEAME
- the LOC128753717 gene encoding pre-mRNA 3'-end-processing factor FIP1-like isoform X2, yielding MSAEEADKTATTDASGGDEEEEWLYGDESESKEEDDEAKADSAVSASADTPTEEAAEHATGNGVVSEVTGEAVTGEDVDSDSDSDDDDDDVHVTIGDIKPGAPQYTPYGAPPVNLNIKTTGSRGYSQVTTKIKGVDLDAPGNINGIPTIEVEMDSFEEKPWRKPGADLSDYFNYGFNEDTWKAYCEKQKRLRMGLEVSSVTSVTSKISVQQGRTGNEKDLSSLPIHTSKPDFSSPGSLYKSTVSQVTRITPPQWTGPPPPDMSYYMKSSGTIDVIGGAMGTISRVEGRRRHNLEGNNIQVISEHSTSESEPAPAKLPAFFPPGPLPPNMPPPPFLPPPNVSTAPPLIPPPRLPITVPPPGFPPPSGPPPSIIPTLDSGHPGAYDGRTVPPYPFPQGAYPPPMGGGVPPPWPSIVDNSKNWEYYSRRDDKRDKDRERQRERTHDRDREREHSPAIGYTSEEERYRYPREYQDRSYGDRHRDRSSREKEDRHRERRHREKDEGRHKSSRSSSRRRHDSEEGDSHRRHKHKKSKRSKEGKEASEDASGDQENQEAME